The DNA region atacacacaacaaccaaacacccaacatcgTAACCCGTTaatgccaaccacccaacaaccaaccatccaacgtcgcaccccgttcataccacccacccaaacacaaaaccaagaatcaaaccccgcatCCACAACCGTCTACAGCCCAGAtaattcatatgggtcacttcatcgtagccgGCCAATGAACATCCAACCactgtttaactatagtacgccccaggaACCATTACTTCGTTTTCAAAACGACTCAATAGCCCAATTTcggcaactataccgtccccaattcacccaacaccaacgccctaactacgatgacatgggcaccgaattccattacggaagcgccgttgaccagagcccctccggatattgggagtAAATGATGACGCATCTGTCAAATATCGCCGGAACTTCCAAccagccatcgctcgatcaggtcagcacccaaagaccacaaacacctcaagaaaatcgtgggagacctcggagacaaactaacgcaccgggatgtggaaccgggggacgttataatcgggcaGGCCATTAATTTTTTGTCtgtccaatgtaaccaattattacatatttaataaatttatttttttcattattatttcttatgtattaaataataaataataaatattaaatattaaaaaaattaaaaaaattaaaaaactaaataaatataaaaaaaaaatgaaaaaataatagGAGGGGGTGTatgcgtcagatgaattggcACATACATCCACCATGCAAAAGCGACTAAGGCGCCAGAGGCATTGGTGTCTCCTCATGAGGGCCAATGCAGGCGCCACTAGCATTAgtgcctcctcatgaggcccaatgcatgtgcgtcaatgctagtggcgcctcCTCTTAGTGGTATGGGAGtgcgccaatgctagtggcgtCTCCTCTTAGTGGTATGGgggtgcgccaattcatctggcgcatcctctaccaaatttggttattttgattatttttttaaaaaattgattattttcgaaaaaaaaattaaaaaaattcacTCTTTCTAGTTAGTTTCTCTGACTCTTCTTTtaacttaaataattattcaTCATCTAGAATTACTATGAAGAAAAGtacaaaaagaagaagaaaaaggcAGCACCTAAGGCTGAAAATGAGGCTCCTGTTCCACAAGAACAGCATATGGAAGAAATGCGTAAGTTCAACGAGAAAGGAAACAATTTTTCTGAAGAAAATTAtataaaatgcataatgaaaaCGCCAGATGAAGGATGGACTATGCAAGACGGAACCTCTTGGCCAGGAAATAATTTGCGCAATCATCCTAGAATGATTCAAGTATATCTATTCATTTTTTTGTTTAATCAAATCTCACTGATGAGAGGCGTACTCACAGTGGTGCCTACGATATAGAAGAAAATGAACTTCCAAGGTTGGTTTATGTTTCCACAGAGAGAAAAGGCCAGGTTACACCCACCACAAAAAGGCTGGTGCTGAAAATGTACCGGTAAGATCAATAGATACTGAAGATTAACAATTTATATAAGCTCATTGAGATTTTGTTGTGCTTGACACTTATTTCGGTTAATAATAATATATGCCAATCGCAACACAGTTTTCTTTGATGTAAGTTTAAACGAAAATGAAGAGTTTTACAATTATGAGGTGAAAATCATGGACACAATTCTTTATGTAATATCTAACCTTGACTTTTTTCAGAACATGAAAAGGCTTGATGGAATTCAAGGAACTGTGTATGTATGGACTGGATGTGTTTTCAAACGCGCTTTATGGATACAGTCCACCTTCTATGCCAAATTTACCAAAATTTTCATCATCATGTTGTTGCTGCCTTTCGAAGAAGCCTACCAAAGATGTCTCGGAGCTTTATAAAGATGAAAGAGAGAAGAGCCTGATGCTGCCATATTTTTATTCCATACAGTAACACTGGTGCAGGCTATTATTTAACACTGGTTTATAAGTTTCAACCAAAAACTATGTACAAAAATGAAGAGCTTAATAATGTATATTTTTCATGGCCGTGGGAGTAGGGTGTTACATAAAACAATTTTATACAAAACTAGAATTCAAAGAAAATGACCGGTAGTTAAAATGAGTTATTTTTCTCTAACATCTCAGGGCACAAGGAGTTTTTACCAACCTGCAAGTAATTATAAAAACTACCTACAGCATTCTGTTGCCTCTGTTCTCTTTGAGCTTTTCTTCATCATATCAACCCAACTGGCTAAGACATTAGACACTTCAAACTTACCAGCAAAATTCATCTTTCGAGCTAGCTCCTCGAGTATGACAGGATTCCCATACTTGGAAAAATCAGCACCAAACTTGTTATAATCAAGCTGAGGCGCTTTCATCCCCTTTTGCATCATTTCTTCGATATATTTACATGCCTCATCTGGCCTGCCTTGTCTTATAAGCCCACCAATGAATACAGTGTAGGAGTTATCATCAGGACAACACCCCTTCTGACGCATCTCATCCCAAACAGCTCGGCCCATCTCGTAATTTTTCGTCGCAAAATAGGATTTCATTATCATATTGTATGTGTGAATTGATGGTTCGATGCCACTTTTAATCATTTTCTTGTATACTCTCACTGCATCATCCGGCATGTGTTGGCTTACCATCAGTTTTATCAAAGCGTTGTATGTCCTTCCATCAGGCGGATAACCTCTTTCGCGCATTTCCTTGAGTAGATCATAGACCGTATCCATTTTCCTCTGCCTCCCAAACCCGGTGATCAAACAAGTGTAAAGTGCAGCATCAGGTTGACAACCGCGATCCACCATTTCGTTAAAATAATCAACAGCTTCCCGCATCATATTTTGTTTGCACAAGTCCTGTATCAAAATCGTATAACTGCGAACGTTGGGTGACGGGCCTTTGGTTTTCATGACTTCAAATAACTTAATGCTATCCGACTTCTTCTGACATCTTAACAACCCTTGTAGCATAATATTATGTGCAACAATATCCGGCGTAAATCCTTTATCAATCATCTCATTCCACACCCTCCCTGCTTCCAACAAGTTTCTAACCTTGCACCAACCATTAAGAAGTACTGTGTAAGTTTGTAAATCGGGAACAAACCTATCTCTAAGCTTTTCAAAAACAACTTGTGCTTCTTTAACAAGCTTTGCCGCACCAAGACTATCAAGCAAGAAATTAACCGCATCGACACCAACTTTAGTCTTATACTTCTTCATCATATCAAAGATCCCAACAGCTTTTTTCCTTTCCTTAGCAGAAGCAAACGCCTTAATAGCAATTGCGAAAGTCTCCATTGTCAAAAAACCCTTCTCACCCATTTCCTCAAGCAAAGCTACCATGGTCTCAAATTGTCTAGTCTTCCCTAGAAT from Lathyrus oleraceus cultivar Zhongwan6 chromosome 1, CAAS_Psat_ZW6_1.0, whole genome shotgun sequence includes:
- the LOC127080591 gene encoding pentatricopeptide repeat-containing protein At3g62470, mitochondrial — its product is MTLSISHKTTTSISKLPFTTLFIDSTLPHGPNTILAATQFRSLHQRQSIGHQRRRGGEQMRLPCGSSMPLSRLFHSSLNCSFHYSCFQIPFPLSHPSSFMVLQEKMLISRLPICSYQGKFMCLDNYRSFGSLSGVSGVESDNESGVNSESCADPDEVDRVCKVVDELFALDRNMEAVLDECGVMLSHDLVVDVLHRFKHARKPAFRFFCWAGKRPGFEHDSRTYNSMMSILGKTRQFETMVALLEEMGEKGFLTMETFAIAIKAFASAKERKKAVGIFDMMKKYKTKVGVDAVNFLLDSLGAAKLVKEAQVVFEKLRDRFVPDLQTYTVLLNGWCKVRNLLEAGRVWNEMIDKGFTPDIVAHNIMLQGLLRCQKKSDSIKLFEVMKTKGPSPNVRSYTILIQDLCKQNMMREAVDYFNEMVDRGCQPDAALYTCLITGFGRQRKMDTVYDLLKEMRERGYPPDGRTYNALIKLMVSQHMPDDAVRVYKKMIKSGIEPSIHTYNMIMKSYFATKNYEMGRAVWDEMRQKGCCPDDNSYTVFIGGLIRQGRPDEACKYIEEMMQKGMKAPQLDYNKFGADFSKYGNPVILEELARKMNFAGKFEVSNVLASWVDMMKKSSKRTEATECCR